Proteins encoded by one window of Crassostrea angulata isolate pt1a10 chromosome 9, ASM2561291v2, whole genome shotgun sequence:
- the LOC128162573 gene encoding uncharacterized protein LOC128162573, whose translation MDPWNSTQDVVRCTLCQDSVAPMYCEVCHTHLCKDCVEKHFSGSSIVHKVVPLKQYLTTLSNPKCRKHPTKQCELHCEQCDIPICAKCISSGKHSGHKQIDIFKSFEIKTEILQRDLQELEKSIYPKYKAIASNIPVQKANLSKNSRKLTTTIDKQGEVWHREIDTIITNMNSNVEEMESKHLPILNKQENEIACTISEITQTIAELKKLLNSKDVCLVSEYKSRIAEFRRMPPKLKVSLPNFRPQEIHTDQLIKQFGSLSALSFTTEEQDYSMPPQGAESSPPNRSLMDVPQVITAIDTGYGSLYGVTCLNDTEVWTCGCFNNKMNLYNLQGELLKSIQTWSGNMPRDIAVTRSGGLVFTDYRVRTVNIVKNTKIQTVITLWRWTPLGVCSTSSGDLLIVMDNDDKDDSDSDDDVQTKVVRYSGSTEKQSIQYDDKGQPLYSPCGDKYISENRNLDICVSDSGARAVVVVNKAGKVRFTYTGPPSTTKGSFNPRGITTDSQGRILTADNYNHCIHILDQDGQFLRYIDNSDLQLPWGLCVDTRDNLFVAERDTGKVKKIQYLYM comes from the coding sequence ATGGACCCCTGGAACAGTACCCAGGATGTTGTACGCTGCACCCTGTGTCAGGACTCTGTGGCCCCCATGTACTGTGAAGTTTGTCATACACATCTGTGTAAAGACTGTGTAGAGAAACATTTCTCTGGTTCCTCTATTGTTCATAAAGTGGTGCCACTTAAACAATATCTAACCACTTTAAGCAATCCTAAATGTAGAAAACACCCCACCAAACAATGTGAACTCcattgtgaacaatgtgacattcctatttgtgcaaAGTGTATTTCCTCTGGAAAACATTCAGGGCATAAACAAATtgacattttcaaaagttttgaaattaaaacagaaattttacaaAGAGATTTGCAAGAATTAGAAAAATCCATTTATCCTAAATACAAAGCGATTGCATCTAACATCCCAGTGCAGAAAGCTAATCTGAGTAAAAACTCCCGGAAATTGACAACAACAATTGACAAACAAGGAGAAgtctggcacagagaaatagacaccattatCACAAACATGAATTCTAACGTGGAGGAAATGGAATCCAAACACCTGCCCATCCTAAATAAACAGGAAAATGAAATCGCAtgcaccatttctgaaatcacacagaccattGCTGAGTTGAAGAAGTTACTGAACTCCAAAGATGTCTGCCTTGTCTCTGAGTACAAATCCAGGATTGCTGAATTTAGAAGAATGCCTCCTAAACTAAAAGTGTCCTTACCAAACTTTAGGCCTCAGGAAATCCACACAGATCAGCTGATtaaacagtttggttctctgtcagcattATCTTTTACAACAGAGGAACAAGACTACAGCATGCCGCCCCAGGGAGCCGAGTCCTCTCCCCCAAACCGGTCTCTGATGGATGTACCCCAGGTCATCACAGCTATAGACACAGGGTATGGATCTCTATACGGTGTGACGTGTCTGAATGATACAGAAGTATGGACGTGTGGTTGTTTTAACAACAAGATGAACCTCTACAACCTCCAGGGGGAACTACTGAAGTCCATCCAAACATGGTCAGGGAACATGCCAcgggacatagcagtgacaaggagtgggggtCTAGTTTTTACTGATTACAGAGtcagaactgtgaacatagtaaAGAATACaaagatacagacagtgatcacaCTATGGAGGTGGACACCTCttggtgtctgtagtacctcgtCTGGTGACCTCCTGATTGTCATGGACAATGATGATAAAGATGATAGTGATAGTGATGATGATgtacaaacaaaagttgtgcgttactctggctccacagagaaacaaagtattcagtatgatgacaaaggacaacctctctattcaccATGTGGAgataaatacatcagtgagaacaggaacctagatatctgtgtgtcagacagtggagcccgtgcagtagtggtggtcaataaGGCCGGGAAagtccggtttacctacactggtcctccctctactaccaagggatcATTTAATCCACgtggcatcacaacagacagccagggtcggatcctgacagcagacaaTTACAACCactgtatccacatcctggatcaggacggacagttcctccgctacattgacaactctGATTTACAGCTTCCATGGGGtctatgtgtggacaccagagacaacctctttgtggctgagagagacacaggtaaagtgaagaaaatacaatatttatacatgtaa
- the LOC128162595 gene encoding THO complex subunit 3-like has product MAIYIENMRTHFQQNKRIRERTAHDSKVHSVARSCDGRRLASDSFDKTVSVFQLDNDRDRIDQSTLYKSYVPWPPSLGKNPYISHKHIVIDSYPDLKLQHTLNVHTASCICIEFDPKGKYFATGSADALVSIWDVKELACIRTLSRLEWPVRTLSFSHDGKMLASAPEDLIINIAEIDSVSLVEAIYLEYAHLLTNLGLS; this is encoded by the exons ATGGCGATTTACATTGAAAACATGCGAACACATTTTCAGCAAAACAAGAGAATACGAGAGCGCACAGCGCACGACTCCAAAGTTCACTCCGTGGCGCGGAGCTGTGACGGACGGCGCCTGGCCTCGGATTCCTTTGACAAAACTGTCAGCGTTTTCCAGCTAGACAATGACAGAGACCgaatagaccaatccacactttacaaaagttatgtcccttggccgccatctttggggaaaaacccatatatttctcaca AACACATTGTCATTGACAGCTACCCAGATTTGAAACTCCAGCACACCCTGAATGTTCACACTGCTAGCTGCATCTGTATCGAGTTTGACCCCAAGGGAAAGTACTTTGCCACCGGTAGTGCAGACGCCTTGGTCAGTATTTGGGACGTAAAAGAGCTAGCATGTATTAGGACCCTTTCCAG GTTAGAGTGGCCAGTCAGAACTCTGAGCTTTAGCCATGACGGCAAAATGTTGGCATCAGCACCAGAAGATCTGATTATAAACATAGCAGAGATCGACTCAG TGTCACTGGTGGAGGCCATTTACCTGGAATACGCCCATCTATTGACCAACCTAGGACTAAGCTAG